The genomic interval ATTGATACTAATTATGGAAAGCAGTTCATTTTTATTGTATCGGCAGTTATCCTGGCTGCCGTCATTCTGATTATCGATAGCCGGTTCTATAGTTCGGTCGCCCCTATTTTCTACGGAATCACCATTATATTATTGATTGTGGTATTAATTGTAGGCCGAAATGTCGGTGGTAACCAAGCTTGGATCCCGCTCGGGTCATTCCGTTTACAACCATCCGAGTTTGCCAAGTTAGCATCCTGCCTGATACTCGCTAAATACCTCAACGCCCACAGTAATAAAAACCCTAACCTCCAAACCCTTCTTGTAGGGTCTTTACTACTCCTTCTGCCTGTTGGATTAATCATGTTACAACCCGATACAGGATCAGCCCTAGCTTTCTTTGCTTTAATTTTCGTATTCTATCGTGAGGGTTATGTGTCCGGTATCTTTTTACTTATTGGCGCTTCGGCAATTGCCCTCTTTATCTTATCCTTGCTGTTCCCTCAATGGACCGTTATTCTGGGCGTAGCCGTTGTTTGTGCTATCCTTGTTTACTTTACCAAAAGATCTCGCAAAGCGATCATTACCGGAGTGACACTGTTCGGAGCAGCGACGATCTTTATTCTAGGGGTCGATTTTGCCTATAATGAGATCTTACAGAGCCATCAACGTAACCGAATCGAAGTAATGCTCGGAAAGATCGATGACCCACGTGGCGAAGGCTATAATGTCAACCAGTCATTGATCGCTATCGGCTCCGGCCAGCTTTTAGGCAAAGGCTATTTGCAGGGTACACAGACAAAATACAACTTTGTACCTGAACAGAGTACCGACTTTATTTTTTGTACGATCGGCGAAGAATGGGGCTTCTTAGGATCATCGATTATGGTTCTGACATACCTGGGGCTTCTTTTGCGGCTGATCCATATCGCAGAGCGACAACGATCACATTTCGCCCGAATCTATGGTTATGGGGTCGTCTCTATCCTCTTCTTCCATTTTTTCATCAATATCGGGATGACCCTGGGGGTTGTTCCTGTGATCGGGATACCATTGCCATTTATTAGCTACGGAGGGTCATCTTTGTGGAGTTTCACAATCTTGCTTTTTATCCTGCTGAAGCTAGATGCAAATAGAAAAGGACTGTTCAATATACAGTCCTTCTAAATCCGATCATCTTAAAAAACACTTCATTTTTTGGATGAAAAGAAAAGTTAATCCGTAACTAACCGTATCTTTTTCGCAAAATCGCGTACAGTTTTTCAACTGTTGCCTGCTTTGTTCCCCAATTGTTTTTCGCAGCATAGTTGGTCTGCAGAAAACGATCAGCATCCTCCATTGTTTCAAAACGATTTAAGAGCTCAATTGCTTCGCTGTATGCCAAACTATAACCATTAAATAAATCTTTAATAAAAAGCAGCTTGTCGTTTAAATTGATCCCCGATTTGATATCGCGAATACGCTGCTGTTTGGGCAGAGTAGGTTTTGCAATACTTGCAGACTGATTAAGTGAAACAGGCTTCTCTTCAGGCGTTGCGCTTTTTCTCTGTGCAAAAAGGCGCTCATTCAAACTCATCGGGCGCTCCGGCTCTACGCTGACAGTCTTCTCTTCAATCACTACTTCTGAAGTAACTTTCTTTTCCTCTTCTTTATCTGTTTTACTATCTGCTTTTTCGGCTGCTACCTCTTTTGCTTCAGGTTCTACTTCCGTTTTGTCTTCTGGTTGGCTTTTGTTCGAATCCTCTCCAGCCGAAGTTGATTCTTCTGAATCTGTATTACCCGTCACTTGGTTAGCTAATTCAGCCGGAACATCAAAAGGCTCAAAAAATGATTTCAACTTCGAATGATCTTCTTCCTCATCCGTTTGATCTTCTACCGCCGGTGAAGAAGCTGTTTGATCTGCGGCGTCCTGCTTATCCTGTTGTTCCTCTTCCTGTTGTTTCTCTTCTTGCTTTTGATTCTCTTCTTCGCTAGTATCTTCTACCTCAGAGTCCCGAGTATCTTTCTCTTCTGGACTATCCTTCTCCTCCTCCTTCGCTTCCTCTGTCTCTGCCTCTTCAACCTCGGCGGACACATCCTCGCTAGCCCGCTCATCACTTAAGTTCTCATCATTACTAGCATCCTCTTTGTCTGAAT from Pedobacter indicus carries:
- the rodA gene encoding rod shape-determining protein RodA, whose amino-acid sequence is MTNLNRKFFGSGIDWLTILLWLALCIIGWFNIHAAVYDPEHPSLLSIDTNYGKQFIFIVSAVILAAVILIIDSRFYSSVAPIFYGITIILLIVVLIVGRNVGGNQAWIPLGSFRLQPSEFAKLASCLILAKYLNAHSNKNPNLQTLLVGSLLLLLPVGLIMLQPDTGSALAFFALIFVFYREGYVSGIFLLIGASAIALFILSLLFPQWTVILGVAVVCAILVYFTKRSRKAIITGVTLFGAATIFILGVDFAYNEILQSHQRNRIEVMLGKIDDPRGEGYNVNQSLIAIGSGQLLGKGYLQGTQTKYNFVPEQSTDFIFCTIGEEWGFLGSSIMVLTYLGLLLRLIHIAERQRSHFARIYGYGVVSILFFHFFINIGMTLGVVPVIGIPLPFISYGGSSLWSFTILLFILLKLDANRKGLFNIQSF